The Streptomyces sp. CC0208 genome window below encodes:
- a CDS encoding helix-turn-helix transcriptional regulator, with product MSDGFESPDDAATVVLTAVVARVTALADRLGVPHAQVFDTGRLSVASGVPEPVVKALLSGRPAGEPDVQARFLQRLDLLRRTRLKPNGRKYTQQEIADGAGMSRQQAGALINGDRRPTMEHCDAIQRFFRVHAGFLTAEDPEALAGALQHTEQELLHKLADREREAAAAARDPLERLLQDHGVRGIAWRAAQLPTDQHRDKVAEWLDMLLESVKRPES from the coding sequence GTGTCGGATGGCTTCGAGAGCCCGGACGACGCGGCAACGGTCGTACTGACGGCCGTCGTCGCCCGCGTCACCGCACTCGCCGACCGGCTCGGCGTGCCGCACGCGCAGGTCTTCGACACCGGTCGGCTGTCCGTCGCCTCCGGCGTCCCCGAACCCGTGGTCAAGGCCCTGCTGAGCGGGCGCCCGGCGGGTGAACCGGACGTCCAGGCGCGGTTCCTGCAGCGGCTCGACCTGCTGCGCCGCACCCGGCTCAAGCCCAACGGGCGCAAGTACACCCAGCAGGAGATCGCCGACGGGGCGGGCATGTCCCGGCAGCAGGCGGGCGCCCTGATCAACGGCGACCGGCGCCCCACCATGGAGCACTGCGACGCCATCCAGCGGTTCTTCCGCGTGCACGCCGGCTTCCTCACGGCCGAGGACCCCGAGGCGCTCGCGGGTGCGTTGCAGCACACCGAGCAGGAGCTCCTGCACAAGCTCGCCGACCGGGAGCGGGAGGCCGCGGCGGCCGCCCGCGACCCGCTGGAGCGGCTGCTGCAGGACCACGGTGTGCGCGGGATCGCCTGGCGGGCCGCGCAGCTGCCCACCGACCAGCACCGTGACAAGGTCGCCGAGTGGCTGGACATGCTCCTGGAGAGCGTCAAGCGGCCCGAGTCCTGA